In a single window of the Streptomyces sp. CGMCC 4.7035 genome:
- a CDS encoding class F sortase, translating to MALPQSAPPEQSRSRPVSRTAGRALLWPAAAVGLGALLIHNSLTSPADPKPPTPPAAVAPPTTLTPPDAVTPPATVTPPAVAPRATVTPPGVVVPALPGPNATAVTTRGLPRSVPKRIEIPQIGVDAPFTALSLGASGQLNPPPANNTNLVGWFRGGASPGERGASIVVGHVDTKTAPAVFVLLRTLKPGSRVDITRADGIVARFEVDSVDTFSKAHFPDDRVYADTPTPELRVITCGGTYNHTVHDYESNVVVFAHLDSVKRPQRAPAGDH from the coding sequence ATGGCCCTCCCCCAGTCCGCCCCGCCGGAACAGTCGCGGAGCAGGCCCGTGTCCCGTACTGCCGGCCGTGCTCTGCTGTGGCCGGCGGCGGCGGTGGGGCTGGGCGCTCTGCTCATCCACAACTCCCTGACGAGTCCGGCGGATCCCAAACCGCCGACCCCGCCCGCGGCCGTCGCCCCGCCCACGACGCTCACTCCACCCGACGCCGTCACCCCGCCCGCGACCGTCACCCCGCCGGCCGTCGCCCCGCGCGCGACCGTCACCCCGCCCGGGGTCGTCGTCCCGGCGCTCCCGGGGCCGAACGCGACGGCGGTTACCACGCGGGGGCTGCCACGGTCGGTACCGAAGCGGATCGAGATTCCGCAGATCGGGGTGGACGCCCCGTTCACGGCGCTGTCCCTGGGAGCCTCGGGGCAGTTGAACCCGCCGCCCGCGAACAACACGAATCTGGTCGGCTGGTTCAGGGGCGGCGCCTCGCCCGGTGAGCGGGGGGCGTCGATCGTGGTGGGGCATGTCGACACCAAGACCGCCCCAGCGGTGTTCGTGCTGCTGCGCACTCTCAAGCCGGGCAGCAGGGTGGACATCACCCGCGCGGACGGCATCGTCGCCCGCTTCGAGGTCGACTCCGTCGACACCTTCAGCAAGGCCCACTTCCCCGACGACCGGGTCTACGCCGACACACCCACCCCTGAGCTGCGGGTGATCACCTGCGGCGGCACCTACAACCACACCGTCCACGACTACGAGTCCAATGTGGTGGTGTTCGCCCATCTCGACTCGGTCAAGCGACCGCAGAGGGCGCCTGCCGGAGATCACTGA